A region from the Brassica napus cultivar Da-Ae chromosome C8, Da-Ae, whole genome shotgun sequence genome encodes:
- the LOC106412319 gene encoding uncharacterized protein LOC106412319 isoform X1: MEPTSLVHEAECRLPPEFLTDDDFLLEKENKLFKGDEFNLFPYELSRHGSGLNSGLDRTVKPIGDEVYYLTGFNRKTVQPTLDDVWGATRSTLCGAGIGYGRRNQNCQTRASSHAAAWDMYCAAVEELAMVNISDESYGYNSGRGVLDLPRKHPLAAVKIPKDGSGYYSRQSLQYQKLQANQFQQLKQQQLMQQQQRRGLKANNNKTAGHVNFSPSAWSNQPHRRDGSRMHAVFLGDRTGKPRSTGTGVFLPRRVNHTSHADAETREKPTLATVLVPARVAEVLNLDESLVQQPVIRSSASLYGIIPNPKQPIKPSWRPKSNNGGFSSQMKMGQGVNEPMLPSDWAY, from the exons TAGTCCACGAAGCTGAGTGCCGGCTTCCGCCGGAGTTTCTCACCGACGATGACTTTCTCCTGGAAAAGGAGAACAAGCTTTTTAAGGGTGATGAGTTCAACTTGTTCCCTTACGAGCTGAGTCGTCATGGATCCGGGCTGAACTCCGGTTTAGATAGAACCGTTAAGCCAATCGGTGACGAAGTGTATTACTTAACCGGATTTAACCGGAAAACGGTTCAGCCAACTCTGGATGAT GTGTGGGGTGCGACTCGTTCGACTCTGTGTGGGGCCGGGATCGGTTATGGTCGTCGTAATCAGAACTGTCAGACGAGAGCTTCCTCTCACGCGGCGGCATGGGATATGTACTGCGCCGCTGTGGAGGAGTTGGCGATGGTGAATATCAGCGACGAGTCGTACGGTTACAACAGTGGCAGAGGAGTTCTCGATCTTCCGAGAAAACATCCACTCGCCGCAGTTAAAATCCCCAAGGACGGATCAGGCTACTACAGTCGCCAATCTCTCCAATACCAGAAGCTACAAGCTAACCAA TTTCAGCAGCTAAAGCAGCAACAGCTGATGCAGCAGCAGCAGCGCAGAGGATTAAAGGCTAATAACAACAAAACTGCTGGTCATGTGAATTTCTCGCCATCTGCATGGTCTAATCAGCCACACAGGCGCGATGGTTCGAGAATGCATGCTGTTTTCCTCGGAGACCGCACCGGGAAACCTAGATCAACCGGGACTGGTGTCTTCTTGCCTCGTCGTGTTAACCATACTTCCCATGCAGACGCCGAAACTCGCGAGAAACCAA CTCTTGCCACGGTCTTGGTTCCGGCTAGAGTGGCGGAGGTTCTTAACCTAGACGAATCTCTGGTCCAACAGCCAGTGATCCGGTCATCGGCTAGTCTCTATGGTATTATACCAAACCCCAAACAACCCATaa AGCCATCGTGGAGACCGAAGAGCAATAATGGTGGATTCTCGAGCCAGATGAAGATGGGACAGGGAGTGAATGAGCCTATGTTACCATCCGACTGGGCTTACTGA
- the LOC106412319 gene encoding uncharacterized protein LOC106412319 isoform X3 — MEPTSLVHEAECRLPPEFLTDDDFLLEKENKLFKGDEFNLFPYELSRHGSGLNSGLDRTVKPIGDEVYYLTGFNRKTVQPTLDDVWGATRSTLCGAGIGYGRRNQNCQTRASSHAAAWDMYCAAVEELAMVNISDESYGYNSGRGVLDLPRKHPLAAVKIPKDGSGYYSRQSLQYQKLQANQFQQLKQQQLMQQQQRRGLKANNNKTAGHVNFSPSAWSNQPHRRDGSRMHAVFLGDRTGKPRSTGTGVFLPRRVNHTSHADAETREKPKPSWRPKSNNGGFSSQMKMGQGVNEPMLPSDWAY, encoded by the exons TAGTCCACGAAGCTGAGTGCCGGCTTCCGCCGGAGTTTCTCACCGACGATGACTTTCTCCTGGAAAAGGAGAACAAGCTTTTTAAGGGTGATGAGTTCAACTTGTTCCCTTACGAGCTGAGTCGTCATGGATCCGGGCTGAACTCCGGTTTAGATAGAACCGTTAAGCCAATCGGTGACGAAGTGTATTACTTAACCGGATTTAACCGGAAAACGGTTCAGCCAACTCTGGATGAT GTGTGGGGTGCGACTCGTTCGACTCTGTGTGGGGCCGGGATCGGTTATGGTCGTCGTAATCAGAACTGTCAGACGAGAGCTTCCTCTCACGCGGCGGCATGGGATATGTACTGCGCCGCTGTGGAGGAGTTGGCGATGGTGAATATCAGCGACGAGTCGTACGGTTACAACAGTGGCAGAGGAGTTCTCGATCTTCCGAGAAAACATCCACTCGCCGCAGTTAAAATCCCCAAGGACGGATCAGGCTACTACAGTCGCCAATCTCTCCAATACCAGAAGCTACAAGCTAACCAA TTTCAGCAGCTAAAGCAGCAACAGCTGATGCAGCAGCAGCAGCGCAGAGGATTAAAGGCTAATAACAACAAAACTGCTGGTCATGTGAATTTCTCGCCATCTGCATGGTCTAATCAGCCACACAGGCGCGATGGTTCGAGAATGCATGCTGTTTTCCTCGGAGACCGCACCGGGAAACCTAGATCAACCGGGACTGGTGTCTTCTTGCCTCGTCGTGTTAACCATACTTCCCATGCAGACGCCGAAACTCGCGAGAAACCAA AGCCATCGTGGAGACCGAAGAGCAATAATGGTGGATTCTCGAGCCAGATGAAGATGGGACAGGGAGTGAATGAGCCTATGTTACCATCCGACTGGGCTTACTGA
- the LOC106412319 gene encoding uncharacterized protein LOC106412319 isoform X2 translates to MEPTSLVHEAECRLPPEFLTDDDFLLEKENKLFKGDEFNLFPYELSRHGSGLNSGLDRTVKPIGDEVYYLTGFNRKTVQPTLDDVWGATRSTLCGAGIGYGRRNQNCQTRASSHAAAWDMYCAAVEELAMVNISDESYGYNSGRGVLDLPRKHPLAAVKIPKDGSGYYSRQSLQYQKLQANQFQQLKQQQLMQQQQRRGLKANNNKTAGHVNFSPSAWSNQPHRRDGSRMHAVFLGDRTGKPRSTGTGVFLPRRVNHTSHADAETREKPTLATVLVPARVAEVLNLDESLVQQPVIRSSASLYEPSWRPKSNNGGFSSQMKMGQGVNEPMLPSDWAY, encoded by the exons TAGTCCACGAAGCTGAGTGCCGGCTTCCGCCGGAGTTTCTCACCGACGATGACTTTCTCCTGGAAAAGGAGAACAAGCTTTTTAAGGGTGATGAGTTCAACTTGTTCCCTTACGAGCTGAGTCGTCATGGATCCGGGCTGAACTCCGGTTTAGATAGAACCGTTAAGCCAATCGGTGACGAAGTGTATTACTTAACCGGATTTAACCGGAAAACGGTTCAGCCAACTCTGGATGAT GTGTGGGGTGCGACTCGTTCGACTCTGTGTGGGGCCGGGATCGGTTATGGTCGTCGTAATCAGAACTGTCAGACGAGAGCTTCCTCTCACGCGGCGGCATGGGATATGTACTGCGCCGCTGTGGAGGAGTTGGCGATGGTGAATATCAGCGACGAGTCGTACGGTTACAACAGTGGCAGAGGAGTTCTCGATCTTCCGAGAAAACATCCACTCGCCGCAGTTAAAATCCCCAAGGACGGATCAGGCTACTACAGTCGCCAATCTCTCCAATACCAGAAGCTACAAGCTAACCAA TTTCAGCAGCTAAAGCAGCAACAGCTGATGCAGCAGCAGCAGCGCAGAGGATTAAAGGCTAATAACAACAAAACTGCTGGTCATGTGAATTTCTCGCCATCTGCATGGTCTAATCAGCCACACAGGCGCGATGGTTCGAGAATGCATGCTGTTTTCCTCGGAGACCGCACCGGGAAACCTAGATCAACCGGGACTGGTGTCTTCTTGCCTCGTCGTGTTAACCATACTTCCCATGCAGACGCCGAAACTCGCGAGAAACCAA CTCTTGCCACGGTCTTGGTTCCGGCTAGAGTGGCGGAGGTTCTTAACCTAGACGAATCTCTGGTCCAACAGCCAGTGATCCGGTCATCGGCTAGTCTCTATG AGCCATCGTGGAGACCGAAGAGCAATAATGGTGGATTCTCGAGCCAGATGAAGATGGGACAGGGAGTGAATGAGCCTATGTTACCATCCGACTGGGCTTACTGA